The DNA window GCCGACAGGAGGCTCGCGAACGCGAACATCGCCGTCGTCACGAGCCGGGACAGCACGTAGACGATGCCGATGCGCCCCCACACGGGCAGGCGCACCCACCGCCGGAGCATCGAGGGCCGTTCGTCGACCGCTACCCGGACCTCCGCGTTAGCGGCCATCGGTACCCTGCAGCCAGGCTCGGAGGCCCCGCTCGCACTCCTCGATCTGGGCGAGCGGGACGCGTTCGTCGTCCGCGTGCGCGAGCAATGGGTCGCCAGGGCCGTAGTTGACCGCGGGCACACCCAACGCGGAGAAGCGGGCGACGTCGGTCCAGCCGTACTTCGGTGCCGGCGTCCCCCCGACCGCCGCCAGGAAGTCCTGGGCGATCGGCGCGTCGAGGCCGGGGCGGGCACCTTCCGCGACATCGGTCTGCACGACCTCGAAGCCGGAGAAGAGCTCCTCGAGGTGGGCGAGTGCCTCCGCTCCCGTCCGGCTGGGCGCGAACCGGTAGTTCACCTCGACGGTGACCAGATCCGGGATCACGTTCCCGGCGACGCCGCCGTGGATGGCGACGGCGTTGACGCCCTCCCGATAGACGAGCCCGTCGACCTCGACCTCGCGAGGGGTGTAGGCGGCGAGCGTCGCGAGGACCGGCGAGATCGCGTGGATGGCGTTGACGCCGACCCAGCTCCGCGCCGCGTGCGAGCGTTTGCCGAAGGCGCTGACCTCGACGCGGAGCGTTCCGTTGCACCCGCCCTCAACGCCCGCGTTGCTCGGCTCCCCGAGGATGGCGAAATCCCCGACGAACAGCTCCGGGTGGTGCTTCGCGAGCCGGCCCAGACCATTGCGGTCCGACGCGACCTCCTCGTTGTCGTACCACATCCAGGTGATGTCGACGATGGGGTCGGTGAGCTCGGCCGCGAGTTTCAACTGCACGGCGACACCCCCCTTCATGTCGACCGTTCCTCGCCCCCACAGCGTCGCCTCGCCCGCATGCTCCTCGAAGCGGGTCGGGACGTTGCCGTTGATCGGGACGGTGTCGAGGTGGCCGGCGATGATGACCCGCTGCGCGCGGCCGAGGGACGTCGACGCGACCACCGTGTCGCCGTCGCGCACGATCGTGAGGTGGTCGCACCCGCCGAGCGCCGCCTCCACCGCGTCGGCGATCCGCACCTCGTCCCCCGACACTGAGGCGATGTCACACAGCTGCCGGGTGAGTTCCACGGAGGAGACGGACAGGTCGAGTACGGGGACATCGGCTGGCATGGAACCAGTGTATTGGCCGCGACCCTGGGCGTCGGCCGTCTCTCCGGACGTTCGCCGCTACCCTGGAGCCATGACTGCCGCGACTGCCGAAACGCCCGTTCCGACCCACGCCTGGGGCTCCGGCCTCGCGACGATCGCCAGCGACGGAACCGTGCTCGACACCTGGTTCCCTGAGCCGACGCTCGGCCGGATCCCCGAGGGCCGCGACCGCTGGATCGCTCCGGCGGAGCTCGAGGCCCTCGCGACCGACGACGACCGGCGGGCCGTGCGGATCGACATCGTCACCGTCGAGATCGAGTTGCAGGCCGCCCCGGCGAACACGCCGGACGCCTACCTGCGCCTGCACCTGCTCAGCCACCTCCTCGTCCGTCCGAACACGATCTCGCTCGACGGCGTCTTCGCACACCTGCCCATCGTCGTGTGGACGAATGCAGGACCGGTGCACCCGGCCGACTTCGACCGACTCCGACCGTCGCTCCTCCGCGCGGGCATCCACGCGACCGGCATCGACAAGTTCCCGCGGCTCCTCGACTACGTGACTCCGGACAAGGTGCGGATCGCCGACGCCTCCCGTGTCCGGCTCGGTGCCCACCTCGCTCCGGGGACGACCGTCATGCACGAGGGCTTCGTCAACTTCAACGCGGGCACCCTCGGGTCGTCCATGGTCGAGGGCCGCATCTCCCAGGGAGTCGTCGTCGGTGACGGCAGCGACATCGGCGGCGGCGCGTCCATCATGGGCACCCTGTCCGGCGGGGGCACGCAGCGGGTGGCGATCGGCCAGCGCGCGCTCCTCGGGGCGAACTCCGGCATCGGCATCTCGATCGGCGACGACTCGGTCGTCGAGGCCGGCCTCTACGTGACGGCCGGCACCAAGGTCGTCCTCGCCGGAGCCGCCGCAACCACCGAGGGGGCTCCGCGCACCGTCAAGGCCGTCGAGCTCTCCGGGGTGCCGAACCTCCTGTTCCGGCGCAACTCACTCACGGGCGCTGTGGAGGTCCTCCCCCGCTCCGGCTCCGGCGTCGAGCTGAACGCGGCGTTGCACGCCTGAGCCCTTCGACAAGCTCAGGGACCGGACAACCGGCTCAGGGACCGGACGGCGGGCCCGGGTCCCCGATCACGGACACGGAACGGCCCCGCATCCTCGGATGCGGGGCCGTTCTCGTGATCGGCCGAGGCGCGACTACCGCGTCGGGAAGGACCGCTCGGGCGAACCCGTGTACAGCTGCTGCGGGCGACCGATCTTGGTCTGCGGGTCGAGGTTCATCTCACGCCAGTGCGCGATCCATCCGGGAAGTCGCCCGATGGCGAAGAGCACCGTGAACATCCGCGTCGGGAAGCCCATGGCCTTGTAGATGACGCCCGTGTAGAAGTCGACGTTCGGGTAGAGCTTCCGCTCCTTGAAGTAGTCGTCCTCGAGGGCGATCTGCTCGAGTTCCTGCGCCAGGTCGAGCAGCGGGTCGTTGATCCCGAGCGCACGGAGGACCTCGCCGGCGCTCTCCTTGACGAGCTTGGCCCGCGGGTCGTAGTTCTTGTAGACGCGGTGCCCGAAGCCCATGAGCTTCACGCCGTCTTCCTTGTTCTTGACCCGGTCGACGAAGCGCTGGACGCCCTCGCCGGACTCCTGGATGCGCCCGAGCATCTGCAGCACCGCCTCATTGGCACCGCCGTGCAGCGGCCCGGAGAGGGCGTTGATGCCAGCCGACACGGAGGCGTACAGGTTGGCGCCCGTCGACCCGACCAGACGGACCGTGGAGGTCGACGCGTTCTGCTCGTGGTCCTCGTGGAGGATCAGGAGCAGGTCGAGGGCCTTCGACAGGACCGGGTCGATCTCGTAGGGCTCGGCCAGGTTGCCGAAGTTCAACTTGAGGAAGTTGTCGACGAAACTCAAGGAGTTGTCCGGGTACAGGAACGCCTGGCCCACGGACTTCTTGTGCGCGTACGCCGCGATGACCGGGAGCTTCGCGAGCATACGGACCGTGGTGAGCTCGACGTGGTCGGGGTCGTGCGGGTTCGCGTCCGACTCGTAGTACGTGGACATCGCCTGCAGGGCACTGGACAGCACCGCCATGGGGTGCGCCGTGTGCGGGAGCGCCGAGAAGAACCGCTTGAGGTCCTCGTGCAGCAGCGTGTGACGACGGATCTTCTCGTCGAACCCGCCGAGCTCGTCGGCGGTCGGGAGCTCACCGTGGATCAGGAGCCAGGCGACCTCGAGGAACGTCGACTGCTTGGCGAGCTGCTCGATCGGGTACCCGCGGT is part of the Plantibacter sp. Leaf314 genome and encodes:
- the dapE gene encoding succinyl-diaminopimelate desuccinylase produces the protein MPADVPVLDLSVSSVELTRQLCDIASVSGDEVRIADAVEAALGGCDHLTIVRDGDTVVASTSLGRAQRVIIAGHLDTVPINGNVPTRFEEHAGEATLWGRGTVDMKGGVAVQLKLAAELTDPIVDITWMWYDNEEVASDRNGLGRLAKHHPELFVGDFAILGEPSNAGVEGGCNGTLRVEVSAFGKRSHAARSWVGVNAIHAISPVLATLAAYTPREVEVDGLVYREGVNAVAIHGGVAGNVIPDLVTVEVNYRFAPSRTGAEALAHLEELFSGFEVVQTDVAEGARPGLDAPIAQDFLAAVGGTPAPKYGWTDVARFSALGVPAVNYGPGDPLLAHADDERVPLAQIEECERGLRAWLQGTDGR
- the dapD gene encoding 2,3,4,5-tetrahydropyridine-2,6-dicarboxylate N-succinyltransferase translates to MTAATAETPVPTHAWGSGLATIASDGTVLDTWFPEPTLGRIPEGRDRWIAPAELEALATDDDRRAVRIDIVTVEIELQAAPANTPDAYLRLHLLSHLLVRPNTISLDGVFAHLPIVVWTNAGPVHPADFDRLRPSLLRAGIHATGIDKFPRLLDYVTPDKVRIADASRVRLGAHLAPGTTVMHEGFVNFNAGTLGSSMVEGRISQGVVVGDGSDIGGGASIMGTLSGGGTQRVAIGQRALLGANSGIGISIGDDSVVEAGLYVTAGTKVVLAGAAATTEGAPRTVKAVELSGVPNLLFRRNSLTGAVEVLPRSGSGVELNAALHA
- a CDS encoding citrate synthase — protein: MNYPGGTAEFPIHRSAQGASSIDVSSLTRQTGLTTLDYGFVNTAATKSAITYIDGDQGILRYRGYPIEQLAKQSTFLEVAWLLIHGELPTADELGGFDEKIRRHTLLHEDLKRFFSALPHTAHPMAVLSSALQAMSTYYESDANPHDPDHVELTTVRMLAKLPVIAAYAHKKSVGQAFLYPDNSLSFVDNFLKLNFGNLAEPYEIDPVLSKALDLLLILHEDHEQNASTSTVRLVGSTGANLYASVSAGINALSGPLHGGANEAVLQMLGRIQESGEGVQRFVDRVKNKEDGVKLMGFGHRVYKNYDPRAKLVKESAGEVLRALGINDPLLDLAQELEQIALEDDYFKERKLYPNVDFYTGVIYKAMGFPTRMFTVLFAIGRLPGWIAHWREMNLDPQTKIGRPQQLYTGSPERSFPTR